Proteins encoded within one genomic window of Schaalia sp. HMT-172:
- a CDS encoding amino acid ABC transporter permease — protein sequence MADLGINVIFEGRNLVRILEGLGVTIGISALSVVLSLILGVFVGLGMRSRWRLLRWLMQLYLEFVRIMPQLVLLFVAYFGLTRVAGINLNGITASVLVFTLWGGAEMGDLVRGALIAIPRHQYESAYALGLSPRQTMRRVILPQTLRRLAPPAVNLITRMIKTTSLVVLIGVVEVLKVGQQIIDANRFNYPTASLWIYGLIFALYFLICWPISLLSRHMEKTWQN from the coding sequence GTGGCGGATTTGGGAATTAACGTCATCTTCGAAGGCCGCAACCTCGTGCGCATCCTCGAGGGCCTGGGCGTCACCATCGGAATCTCCGCGCTGTCCGTCGTGCTGTCCCTGATCCTCGGCGTGTTCGTGGGCCTCGGCATGCGCTCGCGCTGGCGCCTCCTGCGCTGGCTCATGCAGCTCTACCTCGAGTTCGTGCGCATCATGCCCCAGCTTGTGCTGCTGTTTGTGGCCTACTTTGGGCTCACGCGCGTCGCGGGGATTAACCTGAACGGCATCACCGCGTCCGTCCTCGTCTTCACCCTGTGGGGCGGTGCCGAGATGGGCGACCTCGTGCGAGGCGCGCTCATCGCGATCCCCCGCCACCAGTACGAGTCCGCATACGCTCTGGGACTCTCCCCGAGGCAGACCATGCGCCGCGTGATCCTACCGCAAACCCTGCGTAGGCTCGCGCCCCCGGCCGTCAACCTCATCACCCGCATGATCAAGACGACGTCCCTCGTCGTCCTCATCGGCGTCGTCGAAGTCCTCAAAGTCGGACAGCAGATCATCGACGCCAACCGCTTCAACTACCCCACCGCCTCGCTGTGGATCTACGGCCTGATCTTCGCGCTGTACTTCCTCATCTGCTGGCCCATCTCGCTCCTCTCACGCCACATGGAGAAAACATGGCAGAACTGA